In one window of Meiothermus sp. DNA:
- the icd gene encoding NADP-dependent isocitrate dehydrogenase, with translation MAYQKIKVPAGEKISIHEGKLHVPDHPIVGFIEGDGTGPDIWRAAQPVLDAAVAKAYGGKRKIAWAEIYAGEKANQVYGEVIWLPEETLEFIREYLVAIKGPLTTPVGGGIRSINVALRQELDLYACVRPVQWFEGVPSPVRHPELVNMVIFRENTEDIYAGIEFPKDSPEVQKFLEWFKAEFPKPYSKIRFPETAGIGIKPVSEEGTHRLVEAALNYAIDNDLPSVTLVHKGNIMKFTEGAFRDWGYALAKSKYGAVDLDGGPWQTFTNPKTGKQIVVKDMIADNFLQQILLRPAEYSVIATLNLNGDYISDALAAQVGGIGIAPGSNVNYYTGHAVFEATHGTAPKYAGKDQVNPSSVILSGEMMLRYMGWTEAADLIIHAMTRAIAQGRVTYDFHRLMVAEGRSATLLKCSEFGQALVENM, from the coding sequence ATGGCGTACCAGAAAATCAAGGTTCCGGCTGGCGAGAAGATTTCCATTCACGAAGGCAAGCTACACGTACCCGACCACCCCATTGTGGGCTTCATTGAAGGCGACGGCACCGGGCCCGACATCTGGCGAGCCGCGCAGCCCGTGTTGGATGCGGCGGTTGCCAAAGCCTATGGCGGCAAGCGCAAGATTGCCTGGGCCGAAATCTATGCCGGCGAAAAGGCGAACCAGGTTTACGGCGAGGTCATCTGGCTGCCGGAAGAAACCCTCGAGTTCATCCGGGAGTACCTGGTAGCCATCAAAGGGCCGCTCACCACGCCGGTGGGGGGTGGGATTCGCTCCATCAACGTAGCCTTGCGCCAGGAACTCGACCTATATGCCTGCGTGCGCCCGGTGCAGTGGTTCGAGGGGGTGCCCAGCCCGGTGCGCCACCCTGAGCTGGTCAACATGGTGATTTTCCGCGAGAACACCGAGGACATCTACGCCGGCATCGAGTTTCCCAAGGATAGCCCCGAGGTGCAGAAGTTTCTCGAGTGGTTCAAAGCCGAGTTCCCCAAGCCCTACAGCAAAATTCGCTTTCCCGAAACCGCCGGTATTGGTATCAAGCCGGTCTCGGAGGAAGGAACCCACCGCCTGGTTGAAGCCGCGCTCAACTACGCCATTGACAACGACCTGCCCTCGGTCACGCTGGTACACAAGGGCAACATTATGAAGTTCACCGAAGGGGCCTTCCGCGACTGGGGCTACGCCCTGGCCAAAAGCAAGTATGGTGCGGTAGACCTCGACGGGGGCCCCTGGCAAACTTTTACCAACCCCAAAACCGGCAAGCAGATCGTTGTGAAGGACATGATCGCCGACAACTTCCTACAGCAAATTCTGCTGCGCCCGGCCGAGTATAGCGTCATCGCCACCCTGAACCTGAACGGCGACTACATCTCCGATGCCCTGGCCGCCCAGGTAGGGGGTATTGGGATTGCCCCCGGTTCCAACGTGAACTACTACACCGGGCATGCGGTCTTCGAGGCTACCCACGGCACCGCCCCCAAGTATGCGGGCAAAGACCAGGTCAACCCCAGCTCGGTGATTCTCTCGGGCGAGATGATGCTGCGGTATATGGGCTGGACCGAAGCCGCCGACCTGATTATCCACGCCATGACCAGGGCCATTGCCCAGGGGCGGGTTACCTACGACTTCCACCGGCTGATGGTAGCCGAAGGGCGCAGCGCCACCCTGCTCAAGTGCAGTGAGTTTGGCCAGGCTCTGGTTGAGAACATGTAG
- a CDS encoding CPBP family intramembrane glutamic endopeptidase: MFRFFMLLQIGLLLVGLVWMALAGYVAIESPDPLRDGLAFLGLYFALMGLEFLFSRLFPQSFRAAEALHGQLGAAMRSQGISYHQALLLALASGLAEEVFFRGALQNALLGGWLGVLLQALVFTLFHPVPDRKAWAYTLFIFCGGLMFGTAYLLTGSLVPGILAHYLHNARGFYQLLEQGEHERAL, translated from the coding sequence ATGTTTCGCTTTTTCATGCTACTCCAGATAGGACTGTTGCTGGTGGGCCTGGTCTGGATGGCGCTGGCAGGCTATGTCGCTATAGAGAGCCCCGACCCTTTGCGCGATGGCTTGGCTTTCCTGGGGCTGTACTTTGCCCTGATGGGGCTCGAGTTCTTGTTCTCCCGCCTGTTTCCACAGAGCTTCCGGGCCGCCGAAGCCCTGCACGGCCAGCTCGGGGCAGCGATGCGCTCCCAGGGCATCAGCTATCATCAGGCTTTGCTGCTGGCCCTGGCCTCGGGTCTGGCCGAGGAGGTTTTTTTTCGTGGAGCACTGCAAAACGCCTTGCTGGGGGGTTGGCTGGGGGTGCTCCTGCAAGCCCTGGTGTTTACGCTGTTCCATCCGGTCCCAGACCGCAAAGCCTGGGCTTATACGCTGTTTATTTTTTGTGGCGGCCTGATGTTCGGCACAGCCTATTTGCTCACCGGAAGCCTGGTTCCTGGCATACTGGCCCATTACCTTCACAATGCCAGGGGCTTTTACCAGTTGCTGGAACAAGGTGAGCACGAACGGGCCCTGTAG
- a CDS encoding Lrp/AsnC ligand binding domain-containing protein — protein MITAFVLIQTSRESTAETAEAVAEIPGVAEVYSVTGEWDLVAILRFKDFEQLDDIVTLGLRKLKGIERTQTLLAFRAYSRKLLEQGFNIGSEGL, from the coding sequence ATGATTACTGCGTTTGTTCTAATCCAGACCAGCCGCGAATCTACCGCCGAGACCGCCGAGGCTGTGGCCGAAATTCCCGGAGTCGCCGAGGTGTATTCGGTTACGGGGGAGTGGGATCTGGTAGCCATTTTGCGCTTCAAGGACTTCGAGCAGCTCGACGATATCGTCACCCTGGGCTTGCGCAAGCTAAAGGGCATTGAACGTACCCAAACCCTGCTGGCCTTTAGAGCTTATTCACGCAAATTGCTCGAGCAGGGCTTTAATATCGGCAGCGAAGGCCTGTAA
- a CDS encoding metallophosphoesterase — protein MRVFAIADIHLSKAFPKPMNIFGPEWDGHPEAVFEEWRKTVGEDDLVIVAGDISWAMKLPEALLDLADLALLPGTKVLLRGNHDYWWPSISRLRQVLPPRMHALQHDSLVIGNLAIAGSRGWDTPGSYNFTPEDEKIYKREVERLALSLKTIQGHDYEYLVLAMHYPPYGPTGGPTGFTELIEQYRPTCVVYGHLHGADPERLPKSWNGVPLHFVSADVVRFKPQLILETPHQTHVVDAADS, from the coding sequence ATGCGCGTCTTCGCCATTGCTGACATCCACCTCTCTAAGGCCTTCCCCAAGCCCATGAACATCTTTGGGCCCGAATGGGACGGGCATCCCGAGGCGGTGTTCGAGGAGTGGCGCAAAACCGTGGGCGAGGACGACCTGGTCATTGTGGCGGGGGATATCTCCTGGGCCATGAAGCTGCCCGAGGCCCTGCTCGACCTCGCCGACCTGGCCCTGCTTCCAGGCACCAAAGTATTGCTGCGGGGCAATCACGACTACTGGTGGCCTTCGATTAGCCGTTTGCGGCAGGTGTTGCCCCCTCGAATGCACGCCTTGCAGCACGACTCGCTCGTTATCGGCAACCTGGCCATCGCCGGAAGCCGCGGTTGGGACACCCCCGGCAGCTACAACTTCACCCCCGAAGACGAAAAAATCTACAAACGGGAGGTGGAGCGCCTGGCCCTTTCGCTCAAAACCATCCAGGGCCACGACTATGAATACCTGGTTCTGGCCATGCACTACCCACCCTATGGCCCCACCGGCGGCCCCACCGGCTTTACCGAGCTGATCGAACAGTACCGGCCTACCTGTGTGGTCTACGGGCACCTGCACGGGGCCGACCCCGAGCGGCTTCCCAAAAGCTGGAACGGCGTCCCCTTGCATTTCGTCTCCGCTGATGTGGTGCGCTTCAAGCCCCAGCTCATCCTCGAGACCCCCCATCAGACGCACGTGGTGGATGCTGCCGATAGCTAA
- a CDS encoding regulatory protein RecX → MKDASPDQVFLYAVRLLGARAYPEAALRQKLARKAPLELVEAVIQRVKGLGYLDDRQYAEGYARLYAGRWGAAKLRRALLEKGVPREIVEEVLTALAAEQDPVAEGAALLLRYPGRHRDEKPRAIRFLLNRGYAFTHALAAWELYHEQAENPEG, encoded by the coding sequence GTGAAAGATGCCAGCCCCGACCAGGTGTTCTTGTACGCAGTGCGGCTTCTGGGGGCCCGGGCCTACCCGGAGGCGGCCCTGCGCCAGAAGCTGGCCCGAAAAGCCCCACTGGAGTTGGTGGAGGCGGTGATTCAGCGGGTCAAGGGCCTGGGCTATCTCGACGACCGGCAGTACGCCGAGGGCTACGCCCGGCTTTATGCAGGCCGTTGGGGTGCGGCCAAGCTGCGCAGGGCCCTGCTGGAAAAGGGCGTCCCGCGCGAGATTGTTGAAGAGGTGCTGACCGCACTGGCCGCCGAGCAAGACCCGGTTGCCGAAGGGGCGGCCTTGCTGCTGCGTTACCCGGGCCGCCACCGGGACGAGAAGCCCCGGGCCATTCGTTTTTTGCTAAACCGGGGCTATGCCTTTACCCACGCCCTGGCTGCCTGGGAGCTTTACCACGAGCAAGCCGAAAACCCGGAGGGCTAA
- a CDS encoding aminopeptidase, translating to MEAFAHQLQQLAKVAVHVGLGLREGQELVITAPIEAAPLARKIAEQAYRAGSPLVTVLYDDEANTLLRFQHAPESAFDKTPKWLFDGMAAAFQSGAARLHIAGNDPNLLQGQNPESVARANRARSVAYRPVMELITTHHINWTIVAYPHPAWARVVFPELSEQEAVQKLWEAIWKASRLDTPDPVATWQAHNQNLSERVNYLNHKRYSALHFKGPGTDLLVGLADNHIWAGGAVQAKNGVVCTPNIPTEEVFTAPHKDRIEGYVRSTKPLSYQGSLLEEIEVRFEKGQVVEAKAKRGGEVLERVLQTDEGARSLGEVALVPHSSPIAQSGVLFYNTLFDENAASHIALGQAYSECIEGGSQLSPEALAAKGANSSLIHIDWMIGSSQIDVDGITESGQSEALMRAGEWV from the coding sequence ATGGAAGCTTTTGCACACCAACTCCAACAACTGGCAAAAGTGGCGGTACATGTAGGTCTGGGGCTTCGGGAGGGGCAGGAACTGGTCATCACAGCCCCCATCGAGGCAGCGCCCCTGGCCCGAAAGATTGCCGAGCAGGCCTACCGGGCCGGCAGTCCGCTGGTTACCGTCCTCTACGACGACGAGGCCAACACCCTATTGCGTTTCCAGCACGCCCCCGAAAGCGCCTTCGACAAAACCCCAAAATGGCTTTTTGACGGGATGGCTGCTGCCTTCCAAAGCGGGGCCGCCCGTTTGCATATCGCGGGCAACGATCCCAACCTGCTTCAGGGCCAGAACCCGGAGTCGGTGGCCCGGGCCAACCGCGCCCGCTCGGTGGCCTACCGGCCCGTGATGGAACTCATCACCACCCACCACATCAACTGGACGATCGTGGCCTACCCCCATCCGGCCTGGGCCCGGGTGGTTTTTCCAGAGCTTTCGGAGCAGGAAGCCGTACAAAAGCTCTGGGAGGCCATCTGGAAGGCCTCGAGGCTCGACACCCCCGACCCCGTGGCCACCTGGCAAGCCCACAACCAGAACTTGAGCGAGCGGGTCAACTACCTGAACCACAAGCGCTACAGCGCCCTCCACTTCAAAGGCCCCGGCACCGACCTGCTGGTGGGGCTGGCCGACAACCACATATGGGCCGGTGGCGCTGTACAGGCCAAAAACGGCGTAGTCTGCACCCCCAACATCCCGACAGAGGAAGTCTTCACCGCCCCCCACAAAGACCGCATCGAGGGCTATGTCCGAAGCACCAAGCCGCTTTCCTATCAGGGCAGCCTGCTCGAGGAAATTGAGGTGCGCTTTGAAAAGGGGCAGGTGGTGGAAGCCAAAGCCAAGCGTGGCGGCGAAGTCCTGGAACGGGTTCTCCAGACCGACGAAGGGGCCCGCAGCCTGGGCGAGGTGGCTCTGGTGCCGCACTCCTCGCCCATTGCCCAAAGCGGGGTGCTGTTCTACAATACCCTGTTCGACGAGAATGCGGCCAGCCACATCGCGCTGGGGCAAGCCTACAGCGAATGTATCGAGGGCGGCAGCCAGCTCAGCCCCGAGGCACTCGCGGCCAAAGGGGCCAACAGCAGCCTGATTCACATCGACTGGATGATCGGCTCGAGCCAGATAGACGTGGACGGCATCACCGAGTCCGGGCAGTCCGAAGCGCTGATGCGGGCAGGAGAGTGGGTTTAG